TTCTGGATTGCTCCTCACAACCGAGAGCTCTGTGGTTCGCACTTGAGCAGAGGGTCTTTGCTGGCAAATACCGAGCACCTGATGAGGATGTTAAGCATCAGATCCTACAGTGTGCAAAGATTCAGGAACGGTGCCATGAGGTGAAGTCCACGTGGTCGTCTCCCTGCAGGCCGAACACCTGCCCTGGACCTGTGGCTTTGACTGCAGTGTGAGGACCAGAGCCTGGTGCAGGGGAGGCTGGGGCCACTCTCTGCCTCGCCCTCGACTCTACACTGTTCAACAGGATGGCTCCTCCCCAGGGTGGGACGGTGTTGAGAGAGAGATGAATGTCCTTACACAGAGGAGATGGACCTGCTGCGTCATGACCTCTGAGTTACAGGGCAAGGTCGCAGGCGGGCGTCCTGGTCCTGAGTGGGTGATGCTGATGGGGGTGACAGGGGAGATGGACCTGCTGCGTCATGACCTCTGACCATGACCTATGACCAGGGCAAGGTCGCAGGCGGGCGTCCTGGTCCTGAGTGGGTGATGCTGATGGGGGTGACAGGGGAGATGGACCTGCTGCGTCATGACCTCTGACCATGACCTATGACCAGGGCAAGGTCGCAGGCGGGCGTCCTGGTCCTGAGAGGGTGATGCTGATGGGGGTGACACTGCTCAGGCTGCTCTTCTGAGCTTCCTGAGCTCAGAGCCGTGAGCCTTGGTCTGTCTAAGGCCCCATCGTGATGCCCTAACCAGCCAGGTGTTTTCCAGCTCTGTCCCGCCTCCCGTGCAGCCTGCAGTACCATGGAGTGGGGCAACGGCTCCCTGCACGCTGACTTCGTCCTCCTGGGATTGTTCAGCGGCAGCCGCGCCCCCTGGCTTCTCTTTGCCCTCATCCTCCTGGTCTTCGTGGCCTCCATAGCCAGCAACGCCACCATGATCCTGCTCATCCGCATAGACCCACggctccacacccccatgtacttcctgCTCAGCCAGCTCTCCCTCATGGACCTTCTGTACATCTCCACCATCGTGCCCAAGATGCTGCTGGACCAGGCCACGGGCCAGAGGGCCATCTCCTTTGCAGGATGCACTGTGCAGCACTTCCTCTGCCTGACCTTGGCAGGGGCAGAGTTCCTCCTCCTAGGACTCATGTCCTATGACCGCTACATGGCCATCTGCAACCCTCTGCGCTACCCGGTCCTGATGAGCCACAGGGTCTGCCTGCTGATCGTGGTGGCAGCCTGGCTGGGAGGGTCTGCAGATGGCTTCCTGCTCACCCCGGTCACCATGCAGTTCCCCTTCTGCGCCTCTCAGGACATCAACCCCTTTTCCTGCGAGGCGCCCGCCCTCCTGAAGCTCTCCTGCAGGGACTCGTCAGCGAAGCTGAACCAGACCACTGTTTGTTCTCCGCACCCCAGAGAGAGGCTGGGATGAGAGGAGCAGGCCTGTGATGACACCTGGAGAAACAGCCACAGCCTCTCACCTGGGAGAGAAGCACCTGCTGGCTAGGGGGCAGGGCTTCCCCAAGGCCCAAGGTAGACCAGGTGGATTAATTGACAACCCCAAGACTCCTCCTGGGGTGTGGGATCCGTGGTTAATGAGAAGCCTCGTTCCCACGCCAAAGCGTTTAAAGAGTCAGCCATTCACTATTGCCTTTGTAAGCCTGGGACTCACCTGCTTTGAGGTAGGAactaaaattttcatgaaaaacagaGAACACATTTCCCAGATTCAGGAAGTCACCTCTGGGCATCTCCCTATAACTATGAGAGGCCAGCTTGTCTGATGATGGCTGAGGGGTGATCTTAGGATGCAGAATGATGAACACATACATTGACTCTGGCAAGCAGACCATCAAAAGCGAGATGCTTTACAAGAAACCAGAAATAGGGAGCCTGGTAATGGTTTGCAAGGGTGTGAACAGATTTGCTGAAGAGAAAAGTGTTTGTAGGAGCTGCCGTTTGGAAGAGTGTGCTGGGAATTCTTTCTGAGGGGTATCAGACATGACTCAGTAGGTGGCAAGGGTGCATCTTATTAACGGCGCATATTATTGCAAATGTTTAAGTCAAGGACGCCCCCTTGCATGTAGTCAGGAGCAGGTGAAGGTTCCCTGAAAGTTTGGGAGGAGATTACCATGTTGAAAGTTTGCATGTTTTTATTgccccctcctctttttctttctccttgagaCAAACACATATGCC
This DNA window, taken from Sciurus carolinensis chromosome 19 unlocalized genomic scaffold, mSciCar1.2 SUPER_34, whole genome shotgun sequence, encodes the following:
- the LOC124973473 gene encoding olfactory receptor 2T27-like; the protein is MEWGNGSLHADFVLLGLFSGSRAPWLLFALILLVFVASIASNATMILLIRIDPRLHTPMYFLLSQLSLMDLLYISTIVPKMLLDQATGQRAISFAGCTVQHFLCLTLAGAEFLLLGLMSYDRYMAICNPLRYPVLMSHRVCLLIVVAAWLGGSADGFLLTPVTMQFPFCASQDINPFSCEAPALLKLSCRDSSAKLNQTTVCSPHPRERLG